CGCGCCACAGGAAAACGAACAAGGAGGGAGGTATGAAGCCACAGATGCGGGGCCGGCGCGGCTTTCGCGCTCAGCGTCAGTGGTGGTATCATCGAATCGCCCGCCGAGGCTCACGCTGGGGATTGATCCTCATGATGCGATTTGTCTCCATGCCCGTCACTCACAACCGAGGCGGCAGCCAAATTCGAAGTGGCACGTGGCCGAGATGCCCTCACAGCTCCATGTTGATCGTTCGGTCAACGAGCACCTCCGGGGGTGGGGCCAATACATCGGCGTTTCGTGGTGTGGCGATGAACTATGGAACGAGCACGCAGGTGGATTCCTGGATGGCGAGCGAGCCGAAAGGATTTATCTACGATGGTGGATTGAGGAATCGGCGGACGTTGCAGTGTTACGATTACGGTGGGTTTACGACCATCTTTGCGGTGAGCGGGCCTGATGGCTCGGCTGTGCTGCGGATTCGGCAAGATAATGATGGCAACTTACTGCCGGACGGCGGGTGGCCGGACGCGGATGGGAATTGGATTGATCCGGCAGGCATTCTGCCGGCCTCTGATGATGATCCATATCCTTCGACGACCAACGGGATTGACGGCGATAATTTATCCGCTTATGAGGAATACCGCGGATTCGTCGTTCGTGGGAATCATCGAAGAACGAATCCGTTAAACAAAGACCTCTTCATTTGGAGCGATGTGTTTCGTGATCACATGTATGATGCAACGAATCTCCCCTTTCCGAAGCATAGGGTCACGAACGCTGGAAAGGATGCAAACCGTAGAACTAACTTTAATCGTAGCAATTCTGGTTATGGTGGCCCCATACCTGGTACTGATCAGCGGTGCTTGACCGTTTTCAGGATCGAAGAGTTTCGTGACTGTTGTTATGGACAGAACCTGCCTCCTCGGGCACAGCCTTGGACGCCTAACAACACAGATCGCATCGAAATATATATCCAGAGTATTCGGTGGGCCAGCCCAGACAATATCGGCCGGTTCATTGTAGACCCACTTGATAATGCTGGCATTCAACATGTCCTTGGACATGAAGTAGGGCATGGGATTAACATGGTTGATCGCGATTATTCAGTTAATCCGCCACCGCCTCCGTCGGTTATGATAATCAACTATATTACTCCGGGGGCTGATACGGAAGCGTGGAAGCAGAGGTGGAACGATCTGCCTCATAATTATCATGAGGGATTAGATATCATCCCGTGGTTGCGACTGAAATAAACAAACCTGGAAAAGATACAGTTGATTACCGTCTTTTGAGCACAGCTAGAACCCGGAGGTCGGTTATGATGAGAATCAAGTCGTTTGCATTCTGCATGCTGCTGGCTTTGTTTTCCTTCGCCTTTGGTCGTGGTTTTAATCAAGTCAGCATTGATATGAGCATTTCCGCAGTTGATCACTTAGGGGAAACATTCGCCATTCCAGCCCGCAGTTCGACCCGGGCAATCTATTACACTGGCGAAGAACTAAGGTTTGGAATCAGCTTGATGAACTATGCGGCTGATGAGGTATTGCTTAGTTTGCCAGAAACGAACGTGACTGAGCATTTCGCTTTCCGATGGCTCGAAACGCCGAATAAGAAGGTCAGACCAATGCTGAGGTTTAAGCCAGGACCGGTTTACCAAGGGAGGGAGTTTAAGCGATCAGCCCAGATTGAGAATGCAACAAAACTGGCACCTCATGGAACGATTTCGACTGAGTGGAATTTGCTATTGGCCAATGGTTCGACGCTCCTACCGGGCCATTATGAGTTTGAGGTAACTTACGTTGTCCCGCCGGAACTTCAGCAACTCCTCGAACGGTCAGGCAGAAGGGTAATGGTGCATGGCACAAGCTTCAAATTTGAATTTAGGAAACCGACTACCATTGAAGATGAACTGGAAATAATCTATCGAGCTGCCGCGCGCGCCTATCTCAGCAAAGATTATGACAAGGCAGTTACCAAGCTAAAGGAGTTGCTTGCTGTCTATCCAAAGAGCTCAGCCGCTTATAGCTTACTTGGTCGCATCCATTTTGACACAGGCGACTACGTGCAGGCTATCAAGTATGACCAGAAAGCGATAGACCTGCTGGAGTCGGGTGCTGACGTCGTTAGACTCAAGTACTGGGCAATGGGTCAAAATAAGGACCATATAATTGAATTGATCCGAGGAAGGATCGAAGTGGCGAAGCAACGGCTTCAGAAGCGATGAAGGTGTTTCATGGAGTGCAAATGGACGACAAGACTACTCGCTTGGCGAGCCCGCCGACTTATCACCCGGACATTCCGGATACACTTGATGATGAAGGTATCAAACACACCCAAGGTCACGAGGTGGGGCATGGGATTAGCATGCCTCATCGAGGTCCCAATGCGCCGCTATCAGTAATAAACTATCTTAACCCGACCGGTAATCCGGAGAGCGATATGGATGGGTAAGATAATCGCTAAGTAGGTGGACAAAAGTTCCGGGACATTTTGGGGGATGGGTTGGAGGGACGGGACGTTTTGGAGTGCGGTGACGTGTCACCGCTTTGAAAAGCTGCGCCACGTCGCAGCACTCCAAAGGCAGTCGCAACCCTCTAGGCTTAACTTCATGCCATCGGCTTTTCAAAGCCAATGGCATGGAGTGAGGGCGGTTTTTGCAGTGCGATGATGTGTCACCGCTTTGAAAAGCTGCGCCACGTCGCAGCACTCCAAAAACGCCACGAACTTTTGTCACGTTACTTAGAGTGGCTTGCACATGGATTGGTACTGCCCAAATAGTCGGCATCGAAATTGGCGACAGAGAAAACGGCTTCACATCAATGTCTATTGCTCTGTTCGGTCAATGCACCTGCACATCGCTATAAAAGAACGGCCTCATACCAATGCCCGGAGAAAATCGGAGACTGCTGTTTGGGACGTTCTGCTGCTTGCCGATTACGCTGCTTGCTCCATCGGGCGACTGAGTAGCCTGAGTAATGCCATGGGACGTTCTTCTGCGCTTCATTCGCTCCATCAAACATGGCCTTCCTCTGGACTACTGGTATAATCATCTGCCAAGAATTAGCGCCGTCAACAAGTTCAATGAAAAACTTCCAACAGCAGAGGCAGCAACCAATCATCCGCCGCCGCGCGGTTCATTCTTTGATCACTTCGACCTGGTTGGCTTCGGCAACATTGCCGACATTATCCAGCACGCGAATCAAAACGTAGTAGCGGCCCGTTGGGAAACTGTCAGAAAGCGGCAGCGTTTCTGTAGTGCCAGCCGGAGCAGGCCGGTGTGTCGTAAACCACTTTCGCGCGAAGCGAAAGTTCTCCGGCGTGATTGGCTGCGACAGGTAGCGGATGTCATAAAATGACGCGCGGCCCTGCTCACCGTCATCGCCGGTCGCCGTCCACGTCAACATGGGTCCGCTCTGGCCGGTAATGACGCGCATGTCGGTGATCGGCGCCGGTGGAACCTCGTCCACTTCAAAGACGCGAGCCGCGTTGACGCGACCTTCTGATAGGACTTTGCCTTTTAACGCAGCCACCGGGTCCACATTGCCGATGATCCGGCCACGCACTTGCAGCGGCGTGCTCGCAGGAAATCGGCTGTAGATCAGCGCCGCGATACCAGAAACAATCGGCGCAGAAAACGATGTGCCGTACTGGCTAGTTGAGGTATTGCCCGGCATAATGGCGCGGATGGCGTCGCCCGGCGCTGCCACGCCCACGCTGAGTCCATAGTTCGAGTAGCTAGACAGCCGATCACTGGCATTAGTCGCCGCCACACCGAGCACATTGTCGGTTTCCGTCTCGAATCCGGACGGATAGTGCTGCTCAACATCGTTGTCGCTCGCCTCATTGCCGGCTGAGGCGACGCATAGGATTTTTGCTGCGCCGGCCGCTTGAATCGCTCGCAAGACGCCGCTGCTGCGGCCTGCGCCGCCAAAGCTCATGTTGATCACGCGCACGCCCTGCGTGGACATCAAGGTGGCATAATTGATGGCGCGAATCTCGGCGCTGGTGGAAAAGTATCCGTCAGCCGTGCAACAGGCGCGAAGCGGCAAGATGGGCGAGGCCCAACTGACGCCGGCCACATGCCGCTGATTATTGGTCGCTGCGGCAATCACGCCGCTGACCGGCGTTCCATGTACGCTACTTTCCTCAAGCGGATTGTTATCA
The Blastocatellia bacterium genome window above contains:
- a CDS encoding S8 family serine peptidase, producing the protein PAIRAERQQAPYIPDEIIIGFRPDVALPMGNVSKVGSADLTNAALVSLDQIADVIQIERLAPVLPSHTNPPRHVTRHKQQTQPATTADIAAIFAEYGIDRMAVVRLAKPMDIPQLAAELMQQYPDLIEFAEPNYLHAPALRPNDPLFSSQWYLTTIQAPAAWDVTTGDAGVVVAVIDTGISPHVDLDTKRFRNLQEVPGNGIDDDSNGFVDDVSGWDFFSGDNNPLEESSVHGTPVSGVIAAATNNQRHVAGVSWASPILPLRACCTADGYFSTSAEIRAINYATLMSTQGVRVINMSFGGAGRSSGVLRAIQAAGAAKILCVASAGNEASDNDVEQHYPSGFETETDNVLGVAATNASDRLSSYSNYGLSVGVAAPGDAIRAIMPGNTSTSQYGTSFSAPIVSGIAALIYSRFPASTPLQVRGRIIGNVDPVAALKGKVLSEGRVNAARVFEVDEVPPAPITDMRVITGQSGPMLTWTATGDDGEQGRASFYDIRYLSQPITPENFRFARKWFTTHRPAPAGTTETLPLSDSFPTGRYYVLIRVLDNVGNVAEANQVEVIKE